The genomic region GACGTGCTGCACGGGGTGACCCTGGTGCCCGAGCCGGGGGAGAAGCTGGCCATGGTGGGTCCGTCCGGCGCCGGCAAGTCGACGCTCGGCCGGCTGCTCGCCGGGGTGCACGCGCCACGCGGCGGCTCGGTCACCGTGGCCGGCCAGCGGCTGGACACGCTGCCCCTGGCCGAGCTGCGCTCGCACGTCGCGCTGGTCACCCAGGAACACCACGTCTTCATCGGTACGCTCCGCGAGAACGTGGCGATGGTCCGCCCGGCGGCGACCGAGGCGGACGTGCGGGCGGCGCTGGCCGCGGTGGCGGCACTCGACTGGGCGGACGCGCTGCCGGACGGCCTGGACACGGTGGTCGGCTCCGGCGGGCACCCGCTCTCCCCGGCGCAGGCGCAGCAGCTGGCGCTGGCCCGGCTGGTGCTGGCCGACCCGCACACGCTGGTGCTGGACGAGGCCACCTCGCTGATCGACCCGCGGGCCGCCCGGGAGCTGGAGCGCTCGCTGGCGGCCGTCCTCGACGGGCGGACGGTGATCGCCATCGCGCACCGGCTCTTCTCCGCCCACGACGCGGACCGGGTGGCCGTGGTCGAGGACGGCCGGATCACCGAGCTGGGCTCGCACGACGAGCTGGTCGCGGCCGACGGCTCGTACGCCGCCCTCTGGCGCTCCTGGCACGGCCCGGACCTCTCGCGTTGATCATGAAGTTGTTGCCGCGACACGCCGTGCCGCCGGGCAACAACTTCATGATCGACGAGGCGGTACCGCCGGCCGGGGGTCAGGTGCGGCGGAGCAGGCGGTAGGTGGCCAGGCCGCCCGTTCCCAGGGCGGCCAGGAAGACCAGCCAGACCACGGTGCTGCTCACCCCGGCCCCCGGGCCGCTGTTGGCGGACGCCGCGGCCAGCAGCCCGTCGTTGCCGGGCGCGGGGAGCGCGGCCGGCGGCAGCTCGGGCCAGCGGACCAGGCCGGTGCTCTCCAGCATCTGCATGTGGTGCATCACGAACCGGTTGGCGTCGTCGCAGAGCTTGCGCACCGTGGCGTCCCGGGTGCTGGCGCGGACCGCGCCGATCACCGGGAAGATCTTGCCGTGGGCGACCCGGAGCCGGGTGACGAAGATCTGGTCGAAGCGGGCGCCGGAGGCGTTCTGCATCTCCGCCAGCCAGCCCTTCTGCTCGGCGGTCGGCTCGGTCGGGATGGCCGTGCCGAGCTTGTTGGCCGCGTCCACCACGAGCTGGTCCAGCTCCTGGTGCTCGGACGCGATGCCCGCCCCGATCTCCCGTACCTTGGCGGACTGGCCCTTCTCGGCCGCCATCTGCCCGGCGGGCATCTCCCACAGCCCGGCCAGCCGCACCCCGTTCAGCAGTGTCATGTCGGCGGCGTTCAGCTGCTGCCCCGCCGGCGCGGCCACCGCCGTGCCGGGCAGCACGGCGACCGCCGCCACGATCGCGATGAGGAGCACCGCCGCGCGGTGAACCCGGTGTCCCGACCGGCGACGGGCGGAAGTGAGCGGTGCCATGTCTGCGGTGCCTCCTCGGTCCGGGCCGAACGTCTCTGAGTGGGCGGCCACCCGCCGGCCGCCCATCCGCCCACTGGTACGGACTGATCGCGCGATCAGTTCACCGTCCTGGGTGACTACCGGCCGGAGAGGGGCGCCGCCGATCAGCGGGTGACGGCCATGAAGAGGACGAGCAGGAGCAACGTGAGCGCGGCGACCGCGAAGACGACCAGCAGCTCCCGCCGGTGGTGACCGGTCGCCCCCTCGGCCCCGGTCGGTGTGGCCGGCGCGGGCAGGTCGCGGGTCAGCGCGGCGAGATCGCCGAGCGTCCGGGCGGCCCAGACCGCGCCCACCCGGTCGGAGAACTCGTCCAGGGTGAGCCGGCCGGCCTCGGTGTGCCCCTGCAACTGGGCGACCACGCGGTGCCGGTCGTCATCCGAGGCGCGCAGCTCGACGTCCACGTCGGACAGGGTACGCAGCGCCGGCCGTCCGCGGGCTCCGCCGGTCGGCCGGGCCGCCAGCCGGTCGGTCCGAGGCCGCGGGTCGGTCCCGGGCTGCCGGTCAGCCGACGTCGAGGGGGTCGGCGAGGAGCCGCTCGAAGGCCAGTTCGGCGGCGCCGACCAGGGCCGCGTCCCCGCCGAGCTTCGGGGTGCGCAGCCGGACGTGCTCCAGGCAGGCGGGCAGCGCGTTGGCGTTGAGCCGGCTGCGGATCTGGGCGGCCGCGGCGAGGTAAAGGTCGCGCATGGTGCCGCCGAAGATGACCATCTCGGGGTTGAAGATGTTGACCAGGTTGGCCACGCCGAAACCGAGCCAGTCGCCGGCCTGGCGGACCGCCGCGGTGGCCCGGGCGTCGCCGCGGTCGGCGGCGTCGAAGACGGCCAGCAGCGCGTCGCGGCCCCGCGCGTCGGAGCGGCCGGCGTTGCGCAGCAGGCCGTGCTCGCCGACCTCCGTCTCCCAGCAGCCCCGGGAGCCGCACTCGCAGCGCTTGCCGTCGAGGACCACCTTCATGTGGCCGACCTCGCCGCCGTACCCGCCGTGCCCGGTCAACCGACGCCCGCCGGCGATGATGCCGGCACCGACCCCGACGTCGCCGTAGAGGTAGATGACGTTGTCGCAGCCGGCGGCGGCGCCCCTGGCGTGCTCGGCGAAGGCCGCCACGTCGGCCACGTTGCCCACCGTGACCGGCGCGTCGATGCCCAGCTCGGCCCCGAGCGCCGCCCCGATCGGCTCGTCCACCCAGCCGGTGGTGGGCGCGAGCCGCACCAGCCCGTCGTCCCGGCGGACCATCCCGCAGACCGCCACCCCGGTGCCGACGCAGACCGCGTCGGCGGGCACCGCCTGCTGCATGTCCTTGGCCGCGCCGGCCAGCAGCGGTGCGGCGTCCGCGGCCACCAGCCCCCGGGGTCGGTCCAGCTCCCGGCGGTCGAGCACCGCGCCGCCGAGACCGACCCGCGCGGCCCGCAGCCGGTCGACCTCGATGCTGTACGCGTACGCGTAGATGCGGCCCGACTCGGGCCGGACGACCAGCGACGGTCGCCCGGCCCGGCCGGTCTCCTTCGGTGGCCCCTCGCTGACCAGGCCGGCGCCGGCCAGGTCGGCCGTGAGCGCGCCGATCGTGCTCCGGTTCAACCCGAGCGCGGTCGTCAACTCCGCGCGCGAGGTCGCCCCGTGGACGTGCACGTGACGCAGCAGGGCGCCGAGGTTCTGCCGACGGATCTCGTCCTGGCTCGGTCCTGTGCGCATGGGTGGCACTCCGGGCGGGGCGTGGGTCAACGGGTGCCGGTCGCCGTCGAGCGGCGGCGGGAGAAGGCGTCGACGCTCGCGGCGAGGAGCAGCACCGCGCCGGTGAGCACGTACTTGACGCCCGAGCTGTAACCCATCAGGCCCATGCCGTTGTCGATGACGGCGATCACCGCACCGCCGAGCACCGCGTCGAGCACCCGGCCCTTGCCGCCGAACAGGCTGGTGCCGCCGATGACCGCCGCGCCCACGGCGTAGAGCAGGACGCTGCTGCCGCCGGTGTTCGGGTCGACCGAGTTGGCCCGGCTGGCCGCCACGATGCCGCCGACGGCCGCCATCGAGGAGCAGATCACGAAGACCGAGATGCGGATCCGGTCGACGTCGATACCGGCCCGGCGGGCCGCCTCCTTGTTGCCGCCGACGGCGTAGATGTGCCGGCCGTAGCTCGTGCGCTGGAGCACGAACGTCCACACGACCAGGAGCAGCGCGATGATCGGCACCACGATCGGCACGCCCTTGAGCGAGGTGATCAGGACGTTGCGACTGCGCTCCAGGTTGAGGATGAACACCGCCACACCGAGGACCAGTGCCAGGCCGCCGATCCGGGCGAACACCACGGCGATCGGGTCGGTGATCAGCCCGCGGGCGGCCCGGTTGCGGTGCCGGAGCAGTTGGACGGCCGCGTACCCGGCGACCGCCACGAGAACCAGCACCCAGCCGAGCAGCGGGGGCAGGTTGCGGTTGGCGATGGCCACCAGCGTCTCGTCGCGGATGGAGATGTTGCTGCCCTCCTTCATGAGCATCAGCGCGATGCCCTGGAAGGCGAGGAAGCCGGCGAGGGTGACCACGAAGGACGGGATGCCGACCTTGGCCACCAGGAAGCCGAGCGCGGTGCCGATGACCACGCCGGTGACGATCGCGGCGAGCACCGCCACGTACCAGGGATAGCCGAGCACGGTCACCACGTTGGCCAGCACGGCCGCGCAGACGCCGCTCGCGTAGCCGGCGGAGAGGTCGATCTCGCCCAGCAGCAGGACGAAGACCAGCCCCATCGCGATCAGGGTGACCGCCGCGCCCTGGGTGAAGAGGTTGGCGAAGTTGCCGGCGGTGAGGAACGACGGCCGCGCGATGGAGAAGACCGTGCAGAGCACGAGCAGCCCGAGGACGGCCGGCAGCGCGCCGATGTCGCCGCCGCGTACCCGGCTCCAGTAGTTGCGTACGTGGCTGCCGACGGTCGGCGCCGGGGTGACGGCCGCCGGGCCTTCGTTCTGCACGACGGTCGTGGTCATCGAGTGCCTCCTGTGGACGAGTCGGCCGGCTCCGCGCCGTTGCCGTTGCCGCCCGCCGGAGCGGACTCGGCGGCGAGACCGAGCCTGCCGGAGCGGCCGGCGGTGATCAGCTCGACCACCTGCGAGTGGGTGATGTCGCTGGTCTTCACCTGGGCGACCATCTGGCCGAGATAGAGCGCGGCGATCCGGTCGGAGACCGCGAAGACGTCGTTCATGTTGTGCGAGATGAGCACCACGGCCAGACCGTTGTCGGCGAGCCGGCGGACCAGCTCGAGGACCTGCGCGGTCTGCGCCACGCCCAGCGCGGCGGTGGGCTCGTCCAGGATGACGAGCCTGCTGTTCCAGAGCACCGCCTTGGCGATCGCCACCGTCTGCCGCTGACCACCCGAGAGGCTGGAGACGTGCTGTCGCAGCGACTTCACAGTGCGGACGGAGAGACCGGCGAGTGTCTCCGCGGCCATCTGCTCCATGGTCGGCTCGTCGAGGACGATGCCGCTGCGCTTCTCCCGGCCGAGGAACATGTTCTGCACGATGTCGAGGTTGTCGCAGAGCGCGAGGTCCTGGTAGACGACCTCGATGCCGAGCGCGGCGGCGTCCCGGGGGCTGTGGATGCTCACCGGCTGGCCGTCGAAGTGGAACTCGCCGGCGTCGGTCGGGTAGATGCCGCTGATGCACTTGACCAGGGTCGACTTGCCGGCGCCGTTGTCGCCGACCAGCGCGGTCACCTCGCCGGGGTGGGCCGAGAAGGCGACGTCGTGGAGAACCTGGACGGGACCGAAGCTCTTGTCGATCCCGCGTAGCTCCAGCAGGGGTGTTGCGGACACGGGGGTCTCCTTCGGGTGGAGGGGGATCTCAGGGCCTGACCGGCGAGTGCCGCCCGGCACGGGAGGGGGACTCCCGTGCCGGGCGGCGGGCTGCGCCTCGGCGGGTGCGGCGTCAGGTCAGCTGATGCCGGCGTCGGTGCAGAGCTTGGCGAAGGTCCCCGTGCAGATCTCGTCCTTGGTGACGAAGCCGTCGGCGATGACGTCCTTGACGTTCTCCTTGTAGATCGCCTTCGGAGTCAGCAGCACGGACGCGACGTCCCGGCCGCCCTCGGGGTCCTTGACCGTCTGACCGGTCTCCTTCCGCTCTCCCTTGGCGAGCGCGATGGCCAGGTCGGAGGCGGCCTTCGCCTCCTCCCGGATCGCCTTGTAGACGGTCATGCACTGGTCACCGGCGAGGATGTTCTGCAGGCCCTCGGGGGTGGCGTCCTGACCGGTGACCGGGACCTTCCCGTTGAGCTTGTTCTTCTTCAGGATCGAGATGGCGGCGTTGCCCAGGCCGTCGTTCGCGGCGAGCACCCCGTCGATCTTGCCGCCGGCCTTGGTGAGCTGCTGCTCGAAGATCGTGGCGGCCTGGGCGTTGTCCCAGTCCGGCACCGAGTCGTCCGCGACCTTGGTGTACTCCTTCGAGTCGAACTTCGGCTTGAGCACCGAGTCGTACCCGTTTTTGAAGAGGGTCGCGTTGTTGTCGGTCGGCGAGCCGTTGAGGTAGGCGATCGACGGGTTCTTGGCGGCCTTGTCGGTCAGGCACTTGACCAGGCCCTCGCCCTGAAGCTTGCCGACCGCCTCGTTGTCGAAGCTGACGTAGTACTCGGCCGAGCCGCCGAGGGTCAGCCGGTCGTAGTCGATGGTCGCGACGCCCTGGGACTTCGCCTTGTCCAGCACGGCCTTGCCGGTGCCGGAGTCGAGGTTGACGATCATCAGGGCGGTCACGCCGTTGGTGATCATCTGGTCGGCGATGGTCTGGAAGGCGGTCTTGTCGCCCTGGGCGTTCTGGATGTCGTACTGGACGCCGGCGGCCTTGAAGGCCTCCTCCAGGAACTTCCGGTCCGCGCCCTCCCAGCGGGCGGAGGACTTGCTGTCCGGCAGGATCACGCCGATCTTGGGGGTCTTGTCCGCGCCGGCCTCGCTACCACCGGAGTCGTCGCCACAGGCGGCCATGCTGCCGGTGGCCAGGAGGCCCACGGCGGCGAAGGTGAGGAGCCCCTTACGCATGTGCAGGGTCCTTTCGGGGTGGGGGAAGGTGTTTGTTTTGTTGTGTCCGGCAACGTATTCCGGCGCCGATGTGGGGCACAAGAGTGCCGAGGTGGCGAGTTTGTTGGCGGCGGTAACAATTCAGCAACGTGGCCGTCACTCCCAGGTCACCGAACGAGAAAACGCTCTCCGGTCGCCACATCCGTCCCGGAAAAAAGCGCCGGCCTCAGCGTGAAATCTGGCGGTGACCGGCGTCACGAGCCGGAGGGCGTCCAGCGCCACGACACTATCCACAGTGGAGTCGCACGGTGCGGGGGAAAGGGTCAGCGGGCCGCGACCGGTGCCGTGCGCGCGTCGGTCAGCGCGACCAGGTCGGCCGGGGCGAGTTCGAGTTGGAGGCCACGCCGGCCGGCCGAGACGTAGACGGTGGGGAAGTCCAGCGCCGAGGAGTCGAGGACGGTGGGCAGCCGCTTGCGCTGGCCCAGCGGGCTGATCCCGCCTCGGACGTAGCCCGTGGCCCGCTCGGCGACCGACCGGTCGGCGAGCGCCGCCCGCTTGCCGCCGACCGCCGCGGCCAGCGCCTTGAGGTCCAGCTCACCGGTCACCGGCACCACCGCCACGGTGAGCGCCCCGTCGACGTCGGTGACCAGCGACTTGAACACCCGCTCCGGCGGTACGCCGAGGGCCGCCGCGACCAGCGCTCCGTAGTTCGACGCGCCCGGGTCGATGTCGTACGGGTGGGTGCGGTGGACGATCTTCCGCTTCGCCAGCAGCGCCGTCGCTGGTGTGCCCTGTCCCGCCACGATCGACAACCTAGCCCCGCACCGGCTGGCACACCAGCACGGTGGGCGCACCGGCCACCCGGGTGAGCACCAGGCTGGCCGCCGCGTCGCCGGCCAGCCGCAGGTCCCGTCGGAGCTGCTCCGGGGTGAGCGCCGAGCCGCGCTTGAGGATCTCCACCCGGCCCACGCCACGCTCCCGGAGCAGGGCGCGAAGTCGCTTCAGCGAGAACGGCAGCACGTCGGTGACGGCCAGACAGCGGGTGTACGGGCTCTCCGCCGGGGTGTCGGCGTAGAGGTAGGCGATGCTCGGGTCGGCCAGGGTGGCGTCGAGGCGGTCGGCCAGTTCGGCGACCAGGTGGGCGCGCACCACCGCCGGGTCGGGGTCGTGCACGAAGCGCCGCACCGGCCCGACCGGCGCTTCGCGGTCACCGGTGCCGGTGAGCTGGTGGGCGTTGTCCG from Micromonospora sp. WMMD812 harbors:
- a CDS encoding DUF4142 domain-containing protein, which codes for MAPLTSARRRSGHRVHRAAVLLIAIVAAVAVLPGTAVAAPAGQQLNAADMTLLNGVRLAGLWEMPAGQMAAEKGQSAKVREIGAGIASEHQELDQLVVDAANKLGTAIPTEPTAEQKGWLAEMQNASGARFDQIFVTRLRVAHGKIFPVIGAVRASTRDATVRKLCDDANRFVMHHMQMLESTGLVRWPELPPAALPAPGNDGLLAAASANSGPGAGVSSTVVWLVFLAALGTGGLATYRLLRRT
- a CDS encoding DUF1707 domain-containing protein gives rise to the protein MDVELRASDDDRHRVVAQLQGHTEAGRLTLDEFSDRVGAVWAARTLGDLAALTRDLPAPATPTGAEGATGHHRRELLVVFAVAALTLLLLVLFMAVTR
- a CDS encoding ROK family transcriptional regulator, whose translation is MRTGPSQDEIRRQNLGALLRHVHVHGATSRAELTTALGLNRSTIGALTADLAGAGLVSEGPPKETGRAGRPSLVVRPESGRIYAYAYSIEVDRLRAARVGLGGAVLDRRELDRPRGLVAADAAPLLAGAAKDMQQAVPADAVCVGTGVAVCGMVRRDDGLVRLAPTTGWVDEPIGAALGAELGIDAPVTVGNVADVAAFAEHARGAAAGCDNVIYLYGDVGVGAGIIAGGRRLTGHGGYGGEVGHMKVVLDGKRCECGSRGCWETEVGEHGLLRNAGRSDARGRDALLAVFDAADRGDARATAAVRQAGDWLGFGVANLVNIFNPEMVIFGGTMRDLYLAAAAQIRSRLNANALPACLEHVRLRTPKLGGDAALVGAAELAFERLLADPLDVG
- a CDS encoding ABC transporter permease, which gives rise to MTTTVVQNEGPAAVTPAPTVGSHVRNYWSRVRGGDIGALPAVLGLLVLCTVFSIARPSFLTAGNFANLFTQGAAVTLIAMGLVFVLLLGEIDLSAGYASGVCAAVLANVVTVLGYPWYVAVLAAIVTGVVIGTALGFLVAKVGIPSFVVTLAGFLAFQGIALMLMKEGSNISIRDETLVAIANRNLPPLLGWVLVLVAVAGYAAVQLLRHRNRAARGLITDPIAVVFARIGGLALVLGVAVFILNLERSRNVLITSLKGVPIVVPIIALLLVVWTFVLQRTSYGRHIYAVGGNKEAARRAGIDVDRIRISVFVICSSMAAVGGIVAASRANSVDPNTGGSSVLLYAVGAAVIGGTSLFGGKGRVLDAVLGGAVIAVIDNGMGLMGYSSGVKYVLTGAVLLLAASVDAFSRRRSTATGTR
- a CDS encoding ATP-binding cassette domain-containing protein, with the translated sequence MSATPLLELRGIDKSFGPVQVLHDVAFSAHPGEVTALVGDNGAGKSTLVKCISGIYPTDAGEFHFDGQPVSIHSPRDAAALGIEVVYQDLALCDNLDIVQNMFLGREKRSGIVLDEPTMEQMAAETLAGLSVRTVKSLRQHVSSLSGGQRQTVAIAKAVLWNSRLVILDEPTAALGVAQTAQVLELVRRLADNGLAVVLISHNMNDVFAVSDRIAALYLGQMVAQVKTSDITHSQVVELITAGRSGRLGLAAESAPAGGNGNGAEPADSSTGGTR
- a CDS encoding sugar ABC transporter substrate-binding protein, translated to MRKGLLTFAAVGLLATGSMAACGDDSGGSEAGADKTPKIGVILPDSKSSARWEGADRKFLEEAFKAAGVQYDIQNAQGDKTAFQTIADQMITNGVTALMIVNLDSGTGKAVLDKAKSQGVATIDYDRLTLGGSAEYYVSFDNEAVGKLQGEGLVKCLTDKAAKNPSIAYLNGSPTDNNATLFKNGYDSVLKPKFDSKEYTKVADDSVPDWDNAQAATIFEQQLTKAGGKIDGVLAANDGLGNAAISILKKNKLNGKVPVTGQDATPEGLQNILAGDQCMTVYKAIREEAKAASDLAIALAKGERKETGQTVKDPEGGRDVASVLLTPKAIYKENVKDVIADGFVTKDEICTGTFAKLCTDAGIS
- the ybaK gene encoding Cys-tRNA(Pro) deacylase, whose product is MVAGQGTPATALLAKRKIVHRTHPYDIDPGASNYGALVAAALGVPPERVFKSLVTDVDGALTVAVVPVTGELDLKALAAAVGGKRAALADRSVAERATGYVRGGISPLGQRKRLPTVLDSSALDFPTVYVSAGRRGLQLELAPADLVALTDARTAPVAAR